The Paenibacillus sp. G2S3 region CCGGGGTTTCCAGGAGTGGATATTACAGGTATTGGTCTTCCGAAGCAAAGCAAAAGAGAATCCAGAAGAAACAGCAAGATGAGCAACTAAGAGAAGTCATTCTAAAAGCTTTTCATTTCAAAAGACGAAAGAAAGGTGCCCGATCCATCAAGATGACATTGGAGGGCCAGTTTAAGGTGATCTACAATTTGAAAAGGATTAGGAGGATTATGAAGAAATACAGCATTGTATGCCCCTTTAGGAGGGCCAATCCCTATAAACGGATGATGAAGGCTACTCAGGAGCATAGGGTCGTTCCTAACCTGCTGAACCGGGAGTTTAAGCAGAACATTCCAGGTAAGGTGTTACTGACGGATATCACTTATTTATTTTACGGATCGGGTAAAAAAGCCTATTTATCCACAATCAAAGATAGTTCAACCAATGAGATCTTGGCATATCACGTGTCAGATCGAATCACAATGGATCTTGCGACAGATACTCTCCTAAAGCTTAAGAAAAACCAAAGGTTTAAAAGAGCTGATGGTGCCTTCATTCACTCTGATCAGGGATCTCATTATACACATCCTTATTTTCAAAAAATGGTTAAGAAAATGAAATTGAAACAATCTATGTCTAGGCGGGGAAACTGCTGGGATAACGCCCCACAAGAATCTTTTTTTGGTCATTTTAAAGATCAAGCTTCCATTAAGCCTTGTTTGACTTTGATTGAGTTAAAACAGGAGATTAAGGATTACATGACCTACTATAACCACTACAGGTATCAATGGGATTTAAAAAAGATGACCCCTGTTCAATACAGAGATCATCTTCTTCAATCTGCCTAGACTTTTTTTAAATGTCCTTTACATAGGGTCAGTTTACTTTTTGGTTAGTCTTTTTTATGTTCAAAAATGTTTACTTGGCATTTGTTCGTACAACCATATTAGACCCAAGTGTGAACATGCCTTTTCGATCCACGAATTCAATATTTATAGGCTGTGCCATTTTCTCACTATATTTGAGCATTTCATCTTCAACCAGAATAGAAGCCGCAGAATCCTTCATCAGTGCTTGAAAAAGTGTACTCTCATCATCCAATTCTGTGCCAACCTCTCTTGAGGTGATCTGAGATAGAATCACTTTTCCATCCGAATGTACGGTTACCTCCGGTATCGCCGTGCTGCTAACTTCTTCGCGATCACAAACGGTCAATACAAGCAAAAATACAAAACTTAGAGCTGCGATGTAGATTTTTTTCGAAAAAACACCTCTTTTATCCTATTATTAAACGAATCTGATGTAATATATTCGATCCCTAATACGACCAAAGCCCGTCTTTTTCATTCGTTCACTACCAATCCTCTTAATAAATGTACCATTAATTAACAATGATGGCGAGGTGTGTGTAATAAATGAGGTTTAGTTCTCATTTCAATAGAGAAGATATGCTTATTTTGAGTATCGGCAGCCCGATAAAAGCAGCATATCGTTCAGCAGCTTTAAACACAGCTTCTTCAGCATTTCCAAGCTCTCCAAAAGGATGAATGACAATCTCAATCCCTTTTTTCTTAATCGTACGTTTCCATGTACCTACAACCTGGCCACCTACAACAATCATCGGCAGAAAAATACCGTTGTTCCCAGGAACAATCAAAGGCGCTGTCTCAGGGTCAAGCACAGCACTCCGGTCTTTATATCCAAGGATATACTCATCAAAACCCGGAAGTAAATAAACACCCGAGTCTTCATCCCAAGGAGTTAGTCGATGGGTAGGCATCCAATACTCGCTACCCTCTATATCCTCCGAATGAAGTTCATTTTTCACAAATTCTAGCCCTCGTCTAGCATCTGTAAGGGTTATGCCTGCCCACCAAGCAAAGTCCTGAACGGTCGCCCATCCACGAGCTGTGAAATACCGCAATGCGAGTTCTTGCAACGATTTTTCGTAAGATAGCTCTCGGCAATCCGGAACCCATTCCTCTAACAATACAATCGTTTGCTGTTTACCATTCATCGGACCAAAACAAATCAGTCCTTGATAGGCACTATTCCAGAGCATATGATAACCGCGCTGATTCCCAGTGTGGATACCTTCCTCTTCTATTAACTGAAGCAGAGCAGAACGATCCAATTGCTTTCCGCCTTTTAAAGCTGCCACTATAATTTCTCTACAGCGCTCCAGTGTTTGATCATCTAATCCAAGCTCCGCCATTCGCCGCTTCGTTTGTGATACTAAACGCGGTGCAGATAATTGAAGCATCCACTTCACATCTTCTGCTGGGATGAAATGAAGCGTACCTCGTAGCGTCCAGGTTAGAATGATTTTACGGTCAACAATAGCACGCTCTATAACAGCTAATTTCGTGCCTGGAGAACGTAGTCCTATAGCCCATACCGCCTGCATATAGTCTTGCGCTTGTATAGCGCCTAATTTTTTTACGACCTGCTCTGGTGTGTGATATACAGAGCCCGCAATCATTTGATTATACAACCTGCCATTAGCAATAATGTTATTCGTCACAACTCTCCTCCTTTAAAAAAAAATGAATCCTTACACTACACACTTCCCAACATTGAATACGATGTTCAATTCATGCTCATACCTATGTCGATACTACTATTCATTCTATTGAACTACGAGATTAACGCTCTAATCAATACATATTTCGTACTGCCTTAAATAATCTAATATACTTCTATGCATTCGCATATGGCATCCAAATGCATAGAATATGAACTCCGAACTCCATTCCATTGCATAATGTGCAATAGAAAGTCTTATACAGACCTCAAAAAAAGAGTTCTGTTGCACTTCGTGCATTAGATTTTAGTAAAAATCTTAGAAAAAGAGTTTAAACCTACTTTTAATTGTAAAAAATGCAACAGAATTCAGATCCCCTTTCTTTTGGATCCATTCTGTTGCATGAAATACAACATAAGGGTTGAATTCCCCTTCTATATTCAGGCTGAAGGTATTTTTTTTAACAGAGCCCTTCTTTTTAAAAGAAGAACGCTGCTTCTTCCTCTTTCTTTACGAACTGCATTGCTTTAGTAGTATTCACCAATTCGTTAGCTAGTCGATTCAGTCTAAAAACAATATCATCATCCACAATTACTTTCCGGTCATATTGTTTCTCTTCAATAAAAACATACTTAGGAACCACCACCGCTCTCATATAAGAGAGAATCGGTTTCAGTTGTTGTTCTGCCACTAAATAATGTTTTGATGAACCGGCAGTTACCACAATTCCGATAACTTTATCCTTAAACCCATTAACCGGGAGTAAATCAAATAGGTTCTTTAGTGTTCCCGGAATCGAAGCTTGAAAAACAGGTGTTCCGATAATATACGCATCGGCCTCCATAATTTTCTCCAGAACGACTTTGGTATCGCCGGTATAATCCATGAAGCTACGTCCATCACTAAACTCTAGCTTATAATCACCTAGATCGATGAGTTCTACTTCGAAATCCGGATGCTTTTCTATAATACTATTAAGTGCTTGCTGTACGGCTATTCTAGTCTTCGATCCAACAATCGATCCTGATATCCCAATGATCTTCATAATAACCCCTCCTTCTTATTTCTTAGCTGTTGCGCGTCTTACGGCTGGTGCTACTTCAGATGCGAACAGGTCAATCATTTGTTCCACTTGAGCATAAGGTAACCCACCAACATCAATCTGAGCTAGAAAACGATTATGACCGTACATCTCATGTTGATAGAGGATCTTCTCTACAATTTGTTGCGGGCTGCCCACGAGCAGCGCATTTCTCACACTCATCGCTTCCGCAAATTGTTCTTTCGGATAGTAAGACCCACGAAGCTCTTTCATCAAGTGATTGATATATGGATAATAGTCGCGGAATGCTTTTTGTGAGTCCGGATCAATATACATTAGAGAAGTTGTGCTGATGGGAAGGGCATCTGGATTAAATCCTGACTCTGCAGCAACCATACGATACGCGTCTACAGAACCTTTAAAGGCAGATGACGGTCCACCAAGGGTGGTCAGCATCATCGGGATCCCCATTCTTCCCGCCTTAATTGCACTTGCTGGAGGTCCCCCAACCGCTCGCCAAATTGGCAACTTTCCATTTAAGGGCTTAGGGAAGATTTCCATATCATTTAATGCAGGACGGAATTTCCCTTCCCACGTAATACGATCGGACTCATTTATTTTCATGAGCAATTCAATTTTCTCTTCGAACAATTCTTCATAATCTCTTACGTCGTAACCAAAAAGTTCGTAAGCACCGAGACGCGATCCACGCCCAGCAACAATCTCTGCTCTACCGCCTGATAACAAATCCAATGTTGCGAAGTCCTCATATACACGTACAGGATCTGCTGTACTTAGCACAGTTGCTGAACTGACAAGCTTTATACGTTCGGTTGCATTTGCAATGGCTCCAAGGACAACCGAGGCTGCTGAGGTAATGAATTTCGGTTGATGACTCTCGCCTACTCCAAATACATCTAATCCAGCATCCTCAGCTAATTTGGCAGCAGCTACGATCTCTTGAATCCGTTGTTGTTCACTAATTGCTTTTCCTGTTAAGGCGTCTGTGGTGTGATCACCTAACGTGTATAAACCTAGCTCCAACCCTTTTTTCTCATCGATTCTATATTGTTCCATCATGATTATGTCCTCTTTTCATAGTTGTATTAGGTTTAGCGGATAGGATGAAGCTTCGATTCAATCTCTTCACGACGTTCTTCCAGAAATGAAGGTAAGGTCAAATTCTCTCCTAGCGCGTCAAAAGTTTCATCAATCTCAAATCCTGGTCCATCTGTAGCAAGCTCAAAAAGAATATGGTTCGGATCCCGGAAATACAAGGAATGGAAGTAATAACGATCAATGACCCCTGTATTCTTAAAGCCTGCAGCAGTGATTTTGGCGGCCCATTCGGTTAGTTCTTCAACATCCTTCACTCTTATAGCCACATGATGGATGCTCCCTCTACCTGGTCTCTCCCGATCTTTGTCATTTACTTCTTTGAGCTGGAGCTCGGTGTATAAACCACCCTTACCCGTTTCATATATATCTACCATAACCTTCGGATCACCCATCGATGGTACTGTCCGAACTTGTGTATAGCCTAAGATATCTTCCAAAACCGCCTTTGTGCCGCTTGCCTCACGAACAGTCAATTCGACGGGTCCTAACCCAACGATGGCATACTTTGGCGGGATGTCTTCTGTAATCCATGGCTCAACTAGCTCTATTCCGTTATCTTTTTCAGCCGATACTAAATGGACCGTCAATTCATCTCTATCATAAAAAGTAAGCGACTTACGTTCCCCGATACTTACAATGGCTTCATGAGGAACTTCAAAAGAATCTAATCGACTAGCCCAATATGACAAGGCTTCATCGCTAGGAACAAGAAGGGAGAAAGAACTAATACTATTTGTCCCTTTGCGAGTCTGACCTGCATTTGGCATTTCAAAAAAAGATACCTCGGTGCCAGGGGCGCCATTACGATTTCCATAGAATAGATGGTACATGGATGGATCATCTTGATTGACCGTTTTCTTTACAAGTCTCAGTCCCAGGACCTCTGTATAAAACCATAAGTTTTGTTTAGCGTCCTTAGTAAGCATAGACACATGATGTTGCCCGGTTATTAGTTGTTGTTTCATTTTAAAAACCTCCTAAATGAGTTTTGTTAGTTTTAAGTTTACTAGTATACTGATAAGAAAAAAAGTAAGCTTTATTATCAATAAAGCTCTGGCGTACTACTGAACACCTCGCGGGAGTCGATTCTCATCTTTACTATGCCGATGAATCTTCTTAAGCATGCTGTAAAACACTTTCTTTTCCTCGTCAGTCAATGGGTCGAATAACGAAGCCTGGAAATCGGACTGCAAAGGCAACACCTTCTCAATAAGAGTCTGGCCTTTTTCCGTTAAAGTAATGTACTTCACTTTCCAATCCTGTTTGCGTTCAATTAATTCTTCTTTTTCTAATCGACCTAACATATGCGATACTCCGCCTTTGGTAATGGTTAGGTGTTCTGCAATTTCCATCTGTGATACAGGCTGATGTATTAATATTTGTACCAAGGTATCGAATTGATTAACTGTTAAGTCAAATTGCTTCAAGAACTCATTGGAAAGATCGTTACTATTCTCATATATCCTTACTAGTCGCAACCAGATCAATAAGCTTAATTGGTTATCTTCGGTGAATCCATTGTTTCTCATTTGGTCACGTCCATCGTTTGTTTATTTTGTTTGTATTTGATTTGTTAACATGAGTATACTAGTAAACTGATATGAAGTCAAGCTCAGTAGGAATCCTACCTGCTTGCCAAATACCAGTTCGGAATACAGGTTTAGTTTGACAGCACAAATAGAAATTTTTTTCTTGTTTTTCTTAGAAGATCATTTTATTTCAATTGCTGTCGTAACAACAATAGTGTATGATACATAGTATAGATCGAATACTGTATGACACACAGCAAGTATAAACGCCTTCGTCGTTCATTCTAGAACGGCAAGCATTTAAACGAGAAATATAATGAGGTGGGTGAATGAGTACTTTATTAAACTCCTTAATTACAGAGCTTAGAAGAGGTACGTTAACGCTAGCTGTTTTAAGTCAATTACGAACACCCCAGTATGGATATTCGCTCGTTCAATTGTTGGAAGATTCCAGCATTACCATTGATCAAAGCACCCTATATCCATTACTTCGCCGATTAGAGAAACAGGAATTAGTGACGAGCAGCTGGGATACATCCGAGAGCAGACCCCGTAAGTATTATGTTCTAAGTGACTATGGCGTAGAAATTTTTTTGCAGCTAAAGGAAGAATGGCTTAAGAATTCGAAAGAACTCTACGGCCTATTACAAGGGGAGGATGACCATGAAGCTGATTGAGATTTACATTCATGAAGTTACTCGGAGGTTACCGGAACAAAATCGGGAAGACATCGCATTAGAATTACGATCAACCATCGAGGATATGTTACCGGACGATTATGACGAAAAAGAGGTTAAGGCCGTCCTTGCAAAATTGGGCAATCCCGCTATTTTAGCTAGTGAGTATCGCGATCAGCCCATGTATCTCATCGGCCCACGCTATTTCGATTTATATGTTACGTTATTAAAAATGATTATACCGATCGCTGTAGTTGTTTCTTTAATCGCTCTGGTTGCTGATTACTTGATTGGCTATAGCGGCGATAAAACAGTTGCGGATATTGTTACTACTGTTATAAGTACAGGAATTGGAACCATCCTTGAAGTAGGAATCCAAGTCTTTTTTTGGCTAACTGTTGTTTTCGCTATTATTGAACGAGCAGATAAAGGAAAGGATGGTCATCCACTTACTACAAAGTTAAGTAAATGGTCACCCGATGATTTGAAGGATATCGCGCTTGTCCATAAGAAAAAAGCAATTACAAGCTTCGAAGTGTTCGGAAGTTTACTGTGGATTGCCATTTGGGCTACTGTTTATTTTAATGCTGAACACCTGATCAGAGTCTATAGAGGGGGTGAAGGGGCGCTTGACTTCGTAGCCCCAGCTTTTAATCAGCATGTGTTACTTGATTATTGGCCTATTATTCTTATTGTGATCGGATTAGAAGTAGCATTAACTATATATAAATTAATCAAAAGACAGTGGACTAGAGGATTAGCATTATGTAATACGGCCCTCGAGCTCATTGTGCTCATTGTGTTCGCTGTTATCCTAATGAATCCGAATGTACTTAACCAAGAATTCATCAACTACATGTCTAATTTATTAACCACTACAGCTAATCAATTTGAAACGGGGCTAGTAGGTGGGGGAATTGCTTGCTTGATTTTAGTTGCGGTTCTCAATATATACGAAGGCTACCGCAAGTCTCGCCTTTAGTATGCACAGAACGGCGATTCTCTTGTTATTTGGAGAATCGCCGCTTTGTATTCTGATTCGTTGGCTGCCTGCTTCAACAGCTTTCACAGTGTCAGTCAGCACCCTCTAAGTGTTACGGACCCAGAGGACGTTATTTGCGAATTCCCAGCCTTTTAAACAGAGTTTTGGACTCCAGCGCAGCTATTCTCTTGAAAGAGGTTCATAAATGTGTTTTTCATACCAATAGTGTCTATACGATCCGTTAACATCCCAACAATGCAATAATACTGCGATTAGGGTCATCTGTGTCCGATTGGTGCTTTGTATATATCGTAATCGTTATCGAATCAAATAAAAAAAATAGAGTGCCCCAGCAGCCATTCATGACTTATGGGACACTCTATCTGGTTTAATTAAAGAAGCTCAAGCTCAATAACCGTATCCATCTCGTCGGGAAGCTTAGCCCCCTTTAATGTAATAAACGCTCCACCGTTGACATCCGAATATTCCTCAGCCATCCATGGTGCTTCTACCTTCAATTCCGTGCCATCTCGTAGTAATCTAGCCTTCTTAATCTTCCCCTTCAAGCCTTGGAAATAGATCGGACCAATACCACGATCATAGACGTGTGCATACAACTTGTTCCCCTTTTGCGTATAACGGCCCCACTCTGGCTTAGCAAGCAATGAGCTGCCGCAGCCATAAATACTGTCACCATTCAGACGCATCCATTCGCCTACTTCATCAAGGATGACAAGTGATTCTCGGGTCATTTCACCTTTGGCATCTGGACCAACGTTAAGGAGCAGGTTACCGTTCTTGCTGATACATTCGACCATTGAGCGAATGACCTGCTGGGTTGATTTATAATTTTTATCTTCGGAATGGTAACCCCAGTTATCGTTAAGCGTAATGCATGCTTCCCATGGAATGGACTGACCATTCACGTCAACAATGCCACCGGGAGGAATGATCTGTTCTGGGGAGAAGAAATCCCCAGCATATTCTTCTGGCTCGGCCGCGCGGATATTCCCCCCTAAACGATTGTCGATAATAATATCCGGCTGGATAGAGCGAATCATACGGATTAGCTCCGTTGCTTTCCATTTTTCGCCGGTCATATTGTCGTAGGAGAAGTCAAACCACATGATGTCGATTTTTCCGTAATTCGTCAATAGCTCCTTCACTTGTCCATGCATATACTCCAAGTATCGATCAAAATCAATCGGCTTGTCTTTCGCCGCTTCATTGTCCCGATCCGGATGCGCTTTATCACCATATCCAGGGTAATCATCATGATCCCAATCAATAATAGAGTAGTACAGACCTACAGCAATGCCTTCAGCCCGGAAAGCGTCTACATATTCTCGAACGAGATCACGTCCAGCAGGCGTGTTGGTCGCCTTGAAGTCTGTTAGCTTACTATCGAACAAACAGAATCCGTCGTGGTGTTTAGTCGTAAGAACCGCATACTTCTGCCCTGCTGCTTTTGCTGCGCTGGCCCACTTCTTCGGGTCATATCGAGATGCGTCAAATTCATCGAAATACGTCATATAATGCTCTCTACTCATTCGCTCGTTCCCACGTATCCACTCACCTCGTGCTGGAATGGAATATAATCCCCAATGAATGAACATACCGAATCTATCCTGCAAGAACCATCTCGTTCTTTCTTCTCTTGTACTCATCTCTTCAGCCCCTCTGTTTTCGATAGCTTTGATAAATAGATAACCTAGCCTAGGGCGGTATGAAATAGTGCCGCAGCGCCTATAAGACCTACATCATCCCTCAGACCTGCTGATTCAATAGTATAAGTTCCTTTATACGGCTTCATGACAAGTTCCTCTGTTTTCTCTCTCAGCGCCGGGAACAGTAGTTCACCAGCTTTGCTTACGCCTCCACCAATTACAATGCGATCAGGATTAAACGTATGTACCGCGTTAGCTAATCCAATCGCCATATAATGAATCGTTCGCTCAATCACCTCGACAGCCACCGGATCTTTTAATGCCATCGCTTCGAAAACGTGTCGAGAATTAATCTTTTCACCACTTCTACTAGCCAGCTCCGTAATCATCGACGTTCTGCTCTCCATACTCCGCAGTGCCATGTCCCGAATCGCTGTACCCGAAGCAAACACTTCCCAGCATCCATATCTGCCACAGCTACATTCCGTACCGTTCGGGTCAATAATATTATGACCTAGCTCTCCTGCAAATGAGTTCGTGCCGAGCAGTAGCTCACCATCCATGACAATTCCAGCTCCAATTCCAGTGCTGAAGGTAACATACACCATGTTGTTCGAGCCTTTGCCAGCACCCCTTACATACTCGCCCCAGGCCGCAGCGTTCGCATCGTTTACCACTTTCACTTCTATGCCAAGTTCTGACTCCATCCAATGCTTCAGTGGTACATTATCCCATTCAGGAAGATTAGTACCGTGAATTACGATTCCATCCTGGCTATTCACAGCTCCAGGAGAAGCAAGTCCAACCCCAATCAGCGGTCGTCCTTCGGATACTGAGCGGATCATTCCGATCATACGCTGCACCACCTCTTCAGCGGTGCTCGCGCCGGCTGTCTCCATTAATTCCCGATTCAACACGGTACCCTTTGAATCGAATAATGCTGCGGCAATTTTTGTACCGCCTAAATCAATTCCTACTACGTAACTTTCTACCTTATGCATAACCATTCACCTTTTCACCATCAAATATTAGCTATTAGAATGAACATCATCAGCTAACGCCCGTAGGGCTACTGGATCGATTGGCGACAAAGCGTCTTTGCCATAACGAACAGCCGATCCAAAATGTACTTCTGTGACTCCAGTCTGTTGAATAAAGGATGTAATACCTTCTGGCTTCAGGCCGCTTCCAGCCAATATACTTATCGAACTGCCTCTTGATTCCTCTACTAGCTTTCGCATAGCGGGAATAGCTTCAGGTGCTGGACCTGGTCCAGCAGAAGTAAGAATACGTGTAATTTGCGGATAATTACAAAGCGTTCGATAACCTGAAATTTGATCCTCCAGCTCATCAAAAGCACGATGGAAGGTTACTTGAAGGCCATCTGTCAACGGCAATAATGTTTCAAGCGCACGCTCATCGATCTTTTTTTCCGGTGTTAACGCGCCAAGAACCACTCCCGAAGCACCGCTGGCTGCAATCTGCCTGATCTCTGCAGCCATGGTCAAAATATCATACTTGGAATAGTTAAATGATCGACTGTGCGGACGGACCATTACGAAGACAGGAATACTAACCGATTTGGCCACCTGCTCCACCAACCCTATGCCTGGTGTTAATCCGCCTTCGGTAATGGCAGTAATGAGCTCCAGGCGATCTGCACCATTCGCCTCAGCCGTCATAGCATCATCCATACATGTAGCGATGACTTCCAATCTCATGACTTTCCCCCACTCCTCCAGTTGTTATTGATGTACTTGCTTCATTGCATAATCAGCTAGCAGGCGTGCACCATATCCCGTCGCTCCAGCTTCTGAGTACCCCACATCCTGCTTGTACTGTACCGTACCAGCCATATCAATATGAACCCAGCTCATCGATTCTGCTACAAAACGCCGAATAAATAGGGCTGCTGTAATCGCACCTGCAAAGGGGGAAGTACTCACATTTCGCAGATCCGCGTAATTACTTCGTAGATCTGCTTCGTATTCATCCATTAGCGGCATGGGCCACAATCGTTCTCCATTGCGCTCACCGATCTCAACCAGACTCTGCGTTATATCTGCATCGCCCCATATGCCTGCGATGCCTAATCCCAGCGCCGCACCAACATTTCCAGTTAAGGTAGCGATATCGATAGCTTGGTTTGCTCCAATATTCGCGGCATGAATAAGCGCATCCGCTATGATAAGTCGACCCTCGCCATCCGTATTCGCAACCTGAACGGTTAGCCCGTTAGGGTAGCGGATAACAGACGAAGGCAACATCGCCTCAGCATCTGGTACATTATCAACGACCGGAATGAGTGCGGTCACATTTACATTGGCACGCTTCCGTACCAAAATATCCATAGCCCCAATCACAGCAGCCGCACCGCCCATATCCATGCGTGCATCGCTAATATCACTGGCCGTCTTCACATTCATGCCACCTAAGTCAAAGGTTACACCTTTACCTACCAATGCTAGCATCGGTAATTCCGGGTTGCTCTCGTAACGGATTTCAACTAAGGCTGGAGCATGCTTACTTCCTGCTCCAACTGCGAGCAATCCATTCATCTGAAGATCCACAAGCTCCTGTCCTCGATAGATATGAACTTTCAGTGCCGGATCATCTCGGTCGAAAAATTCAGCCATCCATTCCGCGAAACGATCTGGGTTCAATGTTCCGGGCACCTCATTTACAAGATCCCGTGCGACTACTGCTCCTTCCGCGCGTATCTGTGCAGAAACCCGCACAGCTTCCAAATCAATCGAAGACAGCTCAGGCCAATCTATCGACTGAAGCTGTAAATCAACAGAGCCCTCGACCTTGGTAGTTCCGCGATAAGTTTGGAAACGGTACAAACCGAGAATCCAGCCTTCCATCCAAGCTTGTAATTCACCAGCAGCAGAAATTTCAATCTTCCTATCTACAGCCTCGGATGTTAGGCGAACAAATGAAGCACTGCTACGACCTTCCTTCAAAATTGCACGCGCAGCAGCTCCACCTGCTCGGCGAATCTTCTCAA contains the following coding sequences:
- a CDS encoding MarR family transcriptional regulator; translated protein: MRNNGFTEDNQLSLLIWLRLVRIYENSNDLSNEFLKQFDLTVNQFDTLVQILIHQPVSQMEIAEHLTITKGGVSHMLGRLEKEELIERKQDWKVKYITLTEKGQTLIEKVLPLQSDFQASLFDPLTDEEKKVFYSMLKKIHRHSKDENRLPRGVQ
- a CDS encoding PadR family transcriptional regulator, whose product is MSTLLNSLITELRRGTLTLAVLSQLRTPQYGYSLVQLLEDSSITIDQSTLYPLLRRLEKQELVTSSWDTSESRPRKYYVLSDYGVEIFLQLKEEWLKNSKELYGLLQGEDDHEAD
- a CDS encoding IS3 family transposase (programmed frameshift), with translation MSKKIFTDKEIKQLSNNPNVRSVSSKAITYTDAFKQLFISENNKGKPPREIFEVCGFDVTVIGLQRVESSAKRWRASYQENGILGLQDTRSHASGRPLKRELTLEEKYAKLEAQNALLRGENELLKKNSFHGKEAKQRIVLSSSQKFVLIHTIIEKYQLSRLVNYLCKVSGVSRSGYYRYWSSEAKQKRIQKKQQDEQLREVILKAFHFKRRKKGARSIKMTLEGQFKVIYNLKRIRRIMKKYSIVCPFRRANPYKRMMKATQEHRVVPNLLNREFKQNIPGKVLLTDITYLFYGSGKKAYLSTIKDSSTNEILAYHVSDRITMDLATDTLLKLKKNQRFKRADGAFIHSDQGSHYTHPYFQKMVKKMKLKQSMSRRGNCWDNAPQESFFGHFKDQASIKPCLTLIELKQEIKDYMTYYNHYRYQWDLKKMTPVQYRDHLLQSA
- a CDS encoding ring-cleaving dioxygenase: MKQQLITGQHHVSMLTKDAKQNLWFYTEVLGLRLVKKTVNQDDPSMYHLFYGNRNGAPGTEVSFFEMPNAGQTRKGTNSISSFSLLVPSDEALSYWASRLDSFEVPHEAIVSIGERKSLTFYDRDELTVHLVSAEKDNGIELVEPWITEDIPPKYAIVGLGPVELTVREASGTKAVLEDILGYTQVRTVPSMGDPKVMVDIYETGKGGLYTELQLKEVNDKDRERPGRGSIHHVAIRVKDVEELTEWAAKITAAGFKNTGVIDRYYFHSLYFRDPNHILFELATDGPGFEIDETFDALGENLTLPSFLEERREEIESKLHPIR
- a CDS encoding alpha-L-fucosidase, translating into MSTREERTRWFLQDRFGMFIHWGLYSIPARGEWIRGNERMSREHYMTYFDEFDASRYDPKKWASAAKAAGQKYAVLTTKHHDGFCLFDSKLTDFKATNTPAGRDLVREYVDAFRAEGIAVGLYYSIIDWDHDDYPGYGDKAHPDRDNEAAKDKPIDFDRYLEYMHGQVKELLTNYGKIDIMWFDFSYDNMTGEKWKATELIRMIRSIQPDIIIDNRLGGNIRAAEPEEYAGDFFSPEQIIPPGGIVDVNGQSIPWEACITLNDNWGYHSEDKNYKSTQQVIRSMVECISKNGNLLLNVGPDAKGEMTRESLVILDEVGEWMRLNGDSIYGCGSSLLAKPEWGRYTQKGNKLYAHVYDRGIGPIYFQGLKGKIKKARLLRDGTELKVEAPWMAEEYSDVNGGAFITLKGAKLPDEMDTVIELELL
- a CDS encoding ROK family protein codes for the protein MHKVESYVVGIDLGGTKIAAALFDSKGTVLNRELMETAGASTAEEVVQRMIGMIRSVSEGRPLIGVGLASPGAVNSQDGIVIHGTNLPEWDNVPLKHWMESELGIEVKVVNDANAAAWGEYVRGAGKGSNNMVYVTFSTGIGAGIVMDGELLLGTNSFAGELGHNIIDPNGTECSCGRYGCWEVFASGTAIRDMALRSMESRTSMITELASRSGEKINSRHVFEAMALKDPVAVEVIERTIHYMAIGLANAVHTFNPDRIVIGGGVSKAGELLFPALREKTEELVMKPYKGTYTIESAGLRDDVGLIGAAALFHTALG
- a CDS encoding LLM class flavin-dependent oxidoreductase; translation: MMEQYRIDEKKGLELGLYTLGDHTTDALTGKAISEQQRIQEIVAAAKLAEDAGLDVFGVGESHQPKFITSAASVVLGAIANATERIKLVSSATVLSTADPVRVYEDFATLDLLSGGRAEIVAGRGSRLGAYELFGYDVRDYEELFEEKIELLMKINESDRITWEGKFRPALNDMEIFPKPLNGKLPIWRAVGGPPASAIKAGRMGIPMMLTTLGGPSSAFKGSVDAYRMVAAESGFNPDALPISTTSLMYIDPDSQKAFRDYYPYINHLMKELRGSYYPKEQFAEAMSVRNALLVGSPQQIVEKILYQHEMYGHNRFLAQIDVGGLPYAQVEQMIDLFASEVAPAVRRATAKK
- a CDS encoding winged helix DNA-binding domain-containing protein; amino-acid sequence: MTNNIIANGRLYNQMIAGSVYHTPEQVVKKLGAIQAQDYMQAVWAIGLRSPGTKLAVIERAIVDRKIILTWTLRGTLHFIPAEDVKWMLQLSAPRLVSQTKRRMAELGLDDQTLERCREIIVAALKGGKQLDRSALLQLIEEEGIHTGNQRGYHMLWNSAYQGLICFGPMNGKQQTIVLLEEWVPDCRELSYEKSLQELALRYFTARGWATVQDFAWWAGITLTDARRGLEFVKNELHSEDIEGSEYWMPTHRLTPWDEDSGVYLLPGFDEYILGYKDRSAVLDPETAPLIVPGNNGIFLPMIVVGGQVVGTWKRTIKKKGIEIVIHPFGELGNAEEAVFKAAERYAAFIGLPILKISISSLLK
- a CDS encoding copper homeostasis protein CutC; this translates as MRLEVIATCMDDAMTAEANGADRLELITAITEGGLTPGIGLVEQVAKSVSIPVFVMVRPHSRSFNYSKYDILTMAAEIRQIAASGASGVVLGALTPEKKIDERALETLLPLTDGLQVTFHRAFDELEDQISGYRTLCNYPQITRILTSAGPGPAPEAIPAMRKLVEESRGSSISILAGSGLKPEGITSFIQQTGVTEVHFGSAVRYGKDALSPIDPVALRALADDVHSNS
- a CDS encoding NADPH-dependent FMN reductase, with the protein product MKIIGISGSIVGSKTRIAVQQALNSIIEKHPDFEVELIDLGDYKLEFSDGRSFMDYTGDTKVVLEKIMEADAYIIGTPVFQASIPGTLKNLFDLLPVNGFKDKVIGIVVTAGSSKHYLVAEQQLKPILSYMRAVVVPKYVFIEEKQYDRKVIVDDDIVFRLNRLANELVNTTKAMQFVKKEEEAAFFF